A genomic region of uncultured Paludibaculum sp. contains the following coding sequences:
- a CDS encoding BsuPI-related putative proteinase inhibitor, with product MRTITALFAVLLCPSLFAQAYLPLGIGNYWVYQSEKSSETITISVGYPTILNGKVYYSVKGYGVEPMIVRRTDEGNLVQVDVETGVESTVAIFEPGRQWESPLSECSQLAESTARSGEFVGLAGTFGATLTVNYTPGSCADAGYTEEIYAQNIGLLRRVVNTFAGPVQYDLVAARVGKFTFAVAPTMVVRLSIPENALQRSTAAETLRLQAVLRLDPMQSLRVRVVFPSSQRYEMVLRNQEGEVVYRWSDGKAFTQEMSEEFIFDPKVYEINGEIDAAMAAGLADGFYSVEAWLTTTEGPKFASATGLLLTTWPTI from the coding sequence ATGAGAACGATTACGGCCCTGTTCGCGGTATTGTTGTGTCCTTCGCTGTTCGCTCAGGCCTACTTGCCTTTGGGGATAGGCAACTACTGGGTTTACCAGTCCGAGAAGTCTTCCGAGACCATCACGATTTCCGTTGGATACCCGACTATCTTGAATGGGAAGGTCTACTACTCCGTCAAGGGCTACGGAGTGGAGCCCATGATCGTGCGACGCACCGATGAGGGCAACCTGGTCCAAGTCGACGTAGAAACGGGTGTCGAGTCGACGGTCGCGATCTTCGAACCGGGCAGACAGTGGGAATCGCCGCTGAGCGAGTGCAGTCAGTTGGCGGAATCGACCGCGAGAAGCGGCGAATTCGTGGGTCTGGCCGGCACTTTTGGAGCCACCCTGACGGTGAACTACACTCCGGGCTCATGCGCGGACGCCGGGTACACGGAAGAGATCTACGCCCAAAACATCGGCCTGTTGCGGCGGGTGGTGAACACGTTCGCCGGGCCGGTACAGTACGACCTGGTTGCCGCGCGGGTGGGCAAATTCACGTTCGCGGTGGCGCCGACCATGGTGGTGCGGCTGAGCATCCCTGAGAACGCCTTGCAGCGCAGCACGGCGGCGGAGACGCTACGCCTGCAGGCAGTCCTACGGTTGGATCCAATGCAATCTCTGAGGGTGAGGGTGGTGTTCCCCTCATCGCAGCGCTACGAAATGGTGCTGCGCAATCAGGAGGGTGAAGTCGTCTACCGGTGGTCCGACGGCAAAGCCTTCACCCAAGAAATGAGTGAGGAGTTCATTTTCGACCCGAAGGTCTATGAAATAAACGGCGAAATCGATGCCGCCATGGCGGCAGGGCTGGCGGATGGCTTCTACTCGGTGGAGGCTTGGCTGACGACCACGGAAGGGCCGAAGTTCGCCTCCGCGACAGGATTGCTGCTGACTACCTGGCCGACGATCTAG
- a CDS encoding aldo/keto reductase: protein MDRREFLGAATAVTSAAVSASTGSLPRRVYKPGIELSIIAFGGIVVCKMPQAEGSRRVAQAYDRGVNYFDCAPSYFDGEAEIKLGEALKPYRAKVFLAEKTTRRDAKGAREELERTLQRFHTDHVDLYQFHAVSSMEDVDKILAPGGAAETFLAAKKEGKVRHLGFSAHNAPAALRLMDALDLDSVLFPVNVNAWENGGFGPQILAKAKSKGMARMALKALAFGLWPSSVKESDRKYPKCWYQPIDDHEMARLALRFTLNQEITAAVPPGDERIFDLAVDLASAPLPKLSETELAGLKTSVSALQPVFHV, encoded by the coding sequence ATGGATCGACGCGAGTTTCTGGGCGCCGCGACCGCCGTTACGTCCGCGGCTGTGTCCGCATCTACCGGTTCACTGCCCCGCCGAGTCTACAAGCCCGGCATCGAGCTGTCCATTATTGCTTTCGGCGGTATCGTTGTCTGCAAGATGCCTCAGGCGGAGGGTTCCCGGCGGGTCGCTCAGGCGTACGACCGGGGCGTGAACTACTTCGATTGTGCTCCGTCGTATTTCGACGGTGAGGCGGAGATCAAGCTCGGTGAGGCCCTGAAACCCTATCGCGCCAAAGTCTTCCTCGCCGAAAAGACCACGCGCCGCGACGCGAAAGGCGCCCGCGAGGAGTTGGAGCGCACGCTGCAACGTTTCCATACCGACCATGTGGACCTCTACCAGTTCCACGCCGTCAGCTCAATGGAAGATGTCGACAAGATCCTTGCGCCTGGCGGTGCGGCGGAGACCTTCCTCGCTGCAAAGAAGGAAGGCAAGGTTCGTCATCTGGGCTTTTCCGCCCACAATGCTCCTGCGGCGCTGCGCTTGATGGACGCGTTGGACCTCGACAGCGTGCTGTTTCCCGTGAATGTGAATGCTTGGGAGAACGGCGGGTTCGGACCGCAGATCCTGGCCAAGGCCAAGTCGAAGGGCATGGCACGTATGGCTTTGAAAGCGTTGGCCTTCGGGCTCTGGCCGTCCAGCGTGAAGGAAAGTGATCGCAAGTATCCGAAGTGTTGGTATCAGCCGATCGACGATCATGAGATGGCCCGCTTGGCGTTGCGCTTCACGCTCAATCAGGAGATTACGGCGGCCGTACCGCCTGGCGACGAACGCATTTTCGATCTGGCTGTGGACTTGGCGTCGGCGCCGCTGCCGAAGCTGAGCGAAACGGAGTTGGCCGGGCTAAAGACCAGTGTCTCGGCGCTGCAGCCTGTGTTTCACGTCTGA
- a CDS encoding BsuPI-related putative proteinase inhibitor produces the protein MRTTTALFAVLLCPSLFAQDYLPLGDGNYWTYQSDRSAATFTISAGTPFVINDQVYYSLKGYGTAKALVRRTAEGNLVQIDMETGVESPVTIFEPGKPWTSPLSGCQQTAETSAKRGEFANPAGLFTSALKVNYEPGGCSDAGFTEETYIENIGLVRRVVNTLAGPVQYDLVAARVGQFTFHAGPSIVTTVSVPENVLQRKTAAEAFHLEAILHIETISAMGVDVTFPTSQRCDMVLRNSTGEIVYRWSDGKVFTEVVAKESVGGRRSFAMDGVIDAATSAGLQDGIYTLEAWLTTGDGPKFASSAAMELYTRQTN, from the coding sequence ATGAGAACCACCACGGCCCTGTTCGCAGTGCTCCTGTGTCCGTCGCTCTTCGCACAGGACTACCTCCCACTGGGGGATGGGAACTACTGGACTTATCAATCGGATCGGTCCGCCGCAACCTTCACAATCAGCGCAGGAACGCCCTTTGTCATCAATGATCAGGTCTACTACTCTCTGAAGGGCTACGGAACGGCCAAGGCGTTGGTACGCCGAACGGCCGAGGGCAATCTGGTCCAGATTGACATGGAAACCGGCGTCGAATCGCCGGTGACGATCTTCGAGCCCGGCAAGCCATGGACATCACCGCTGAGCGGGTGCCAGCAGACGGCGGAGACTTCGGCCAAGCGTGGTGAGTTTGCGAACCCCGCCGGGCTGTTCACCAGCGCGTTGAAGGTGAACTACGAACCGGGCGGCTGCTCGGACGCCGGGTTCACGGAAGAGACCTACATCGAGAACATCGGCCTGGTGCGCCGCGTGGTGAACACGCTGGCCGGGCCGGTCCAATACGATCTGGTCGCCGCGCGCGTGGGCCAGTTCACTTTCCACGCCGGACCCAGCATAGTGACGACGGTGAGTGTGCCGGAGAACGTGCTGCAGCGGAAGACGGCCGCGGAAGCGTTTCACCTGGAAGCGATTCTGCATATTGAGACTATCTCCGCCATGGGTGTCGACGTGACGTTCCCCACCTCGCAACGCTGCGACATGGTGCTGCGCAATTCGACGGGGGAGATCGTCTACCGGTGGTCGGACGGCAAGGTCTTCACGGAGGTGGTGGCCAAGGAGTCCGTCGGTGGACGAAGGTCGTTCGCCATGGACGGCGTCATCGACGCCGCAACCTCCGCCGGCCTGCAGGACGGCATCTACACTCTGGAGGCTTGGTTGACGACGGGCGACGGCCCGAAGTTTGCGTCGTCGGCCGCGATGGAGCTGTACACCCGGCAGACCAACTAG
- a CDS encoding serine/threonine-protein kinase — MKSEQWAVVKEILYEALERPCDARREYVLQACGTQPELAEEVFSLLRAQDENSGFLTVHPPAEIVQIPDLEPGDRIGPYRIVEEIGRGGMGSVYLAERDDGIYEQQVAIKLVKRGMDTDFVLQRFRYERQLLAFLSHPYIARLLEGGTTTDGRPYFVMEFVPGRPILQYCHEERVDLQGRIRIFRQVCEAVDHAHRNLIVHRDLKPANILITEDGVPRLLDFGIATLMLPDAPEMAAARTGETRMLTPDYGSPEQFRGEPVTTAADVYSLGTVLYELLTGVKAHRFQSKVHSELERVICHEDPIKPSDAIVDEIVHATLQPKALRGDLDRIVLKALHKEPARRYSSVEQLSEDLRRYVEGRPVLAQPDSLSYRWRKFASRNKASVAAGALAVVCLVVGVITTAWQAHVAGIQRDRAERRFQDVRRLASSFLVENDILATLPGGTGIRGKLIQRSLEYLDGLAKEAAGDLSLQQELAMAYEKMGDVQGRADGPNVGDTAAALTSYRKALAIRESMQAAAPANVDNQRHLAVSLSRMSGVMKIAGEYRAGLEFDRRALAIRERLLAADPSNRSLRREAAASYTTLGGSLFQVGEWAGVLPARKRALELYTALAQEEGAASEDWRGLALAQLRMGSILRHSKEATESERHYLAAMEAARTGLKTWPNNLGLRQMEASAASGLGSLQLDQGRAEAAVRSYRTAQAIYEDLGRADPDDVRLRSLTATEHFHIARALLRQRQAPHAMAEFSQSLVLRESVAAGNPLNAGAKGEVAESLAGLGDTYAALGKRSEAMLWYGRALTVLDGLKRQNRANSASLTELARVQAEMAKLTANGR, encoded by the coding sequence ATGAAAAGCGAACAGTGGGCCGTCGTCAAGGAAATCCTCTACGAAGCGCTCGAGCGGCCCTGCGACGCGCGTCGTGAGTACGTCCTCCAGGCCTGTGGTACACAGCCTGAACTGGCTGAGGAGGTGTTTTCCCTTCTCCGAGCTCAAGACGAGAACTCCGGTTTCCTCACCGTGCATCCGCCGGCCGAGATCGTCCAGATTCCTGACCTGGAGCCCGGCGACCGCATCGGGCCATATCGCATTGTGGAAGAGATCGGCCGCGGTGGCATGGGCAGTGTCTATCTCGCCGAGCGTGACGACGGCATCTACGAACAGCAGGTGGCCATCAAACTGGTCAAGCGCGGCATGGACACCGATTTCGTCCTGCAGCGCTTTCGCTACGAGCGCCAGTTGCTGGCGTTCCTCAGCCACCCCTACATCGCCCGTCTGCTGGAAGGCGGAACCACGACGGACGGACGGCCTTACTTCGTCATGGAGTTCGTGCCCGGCCGGCCCATCCTGCAGTACTGCCATGAAGAGCGGGTTGACCTCCAGGGCCGCATCCGTATCTTCCGGCAGGTCTGCGAAGCGGTCGACCACGCTCACCGCAACCTTATCGTCCACCGCGATCTGAAGCCCGCCAACATCCTCATCACCGAAGACGGCGTTCCTCGCCTTCTGGACTTCGGCATCGCCACGCTGATGCTGCCCGACGCGCCGGAGATGGCTGCGGCGCGCACCGGCGAAACTCGCATGCTGACCCCGGACTACGGCAGTCCGGAGCAGTTTCGCGGTGAACCCGTCACTACGGCAGCCGACGTTTACTCGCTGGGCACGGTGCTCTACGAACTGCTCACCGGTGTGAAGGCCCACCGGTTTCAATCCAAGGTCCACTCAGAACTCGAGCGAGTCATCTGCCACGAAGACCCGATCAAACCCAGCGATGCGATTGTCGACGAGATCGTTCATGCGACGCTCCAGCCCAAGGCCTTGCGTGGCGACCTTGACCGCATTGTCCTCAAGGCGCTCCATAAGGAGCCCGCCCGCCGCTATTCGTCGGTGGAGCAACTGTCCGAGGATCTGCGCCGCTATGTCGAAGGTCGCCCGGTCCTTGCCCAGCCCGACTCACTCTCTTACCGCTGGCGTAAGTTCGCCTCGCGGAACAAAGCCAGTGTGGCGGCGGGCGCTCTGGCCGTTGTCTGCCTCGTCGTCGGCGTGATCACCACTGCCTGGCAGGCTCACGTCGCCGGCATCCAGCGGGACCGCGCCGAGCGCCGCTTCCAGGACGTGCGCCGCCTGGCTTCGAGTTTCCTGGTGGAAAATGACATTCTTGCGACTCTGCCCGGCGGCACTGGCATCCGCGGTAAGTTGATCCAGCGGTCCCTCGAATATCTGGACGGCCTGGCCAAGGAAGCGGCTGGCGATCTCTCCCTCCAGCAGGAACTGGCCATGGCTTACGAGAAGATGGGCGACGTGCAAGGCCGCGCCGATGGGCCCAATGTCGGCGACACTGCGGCTGCGCTCACCAGTTACCGCAAGGCCTTGGCTATCCGCGAATCGATGCAGGCCGCCGCTCCGGCCAACGTCGACAACCAGAGGCATCTGGCCGTCTCGCTCTCGCGCATGAGTGGCGTGATGAAGATCGCCGGCGAGTACCGGGCCGGCCTTGAGTTCGACCGCCGCGCCCTTGCCATCCGGGAGCGGCTGCTGGCTGCCGATCCCTCCAATCGCAGCCTGCGCCGCGAGGCGGCCGCAAGCTACACCACTCTGGGTGGCAGCCTGTTCCAGGTGGGCGAGTGGGCCGGAGTCCTGCCCGCTCGCAAACGGGCCCTCGAACTCTACACTGCCCTGGCACAAGAGGAAGGCGCCGCTTCGGAAGACTGGCGCGGTCTGGCCCTGGCTCAACTGAGGATGGGCAGCATCCTGCGGCATTCCAAGGAAGCCACGGAATCGGAGCGCCACTATCTGGCCGCCATGGAAGCCGCCCGCACCGGCCTCAAAACCTGGCCGAATAACTTGGGGTTAAGGCAGATGGAAGCGTCCGCCGCCAGCGGACTGGGTAGTCTGCAACTGGATCAGGGCCGGGCCGAGGCTGCCGTGCGCAGCTATCGGACGGCACAGGCGATCTACGAGGATTTGGGGCGGGCCGACCCCGACGACGTGCGCCTCCGCAGCCTCACCGCGACGGAGCACTTCCACATCGCCCGAGCCCTGTTGCGGCAGCGCCAGGCGCCGCATGCGATGGCGGAGTTCAGCCAGTCCCTGGTCCTTCGGGAATCGGTGGCTGCCGGCAACCCGCTCAATGCCGGCGCCAAAGGCGAGGTGGCTGAATCGCTGGCGGGGTTGGGCGATACCTATGCCGCCCTGGGTAAACGAAGCGAAGCCATGCTGTGGTACGGCCGGGCGCTCACCGTTCTCGACGGTCTCAAGAGACAGAATCGGGCCAACTCAGCGAGCTTGACTGAGTTGGCCCGGGTTCAGGCCGAGATGGCCAAACTGACCGCGAACGGTCGCTAG
- a CDS encoding sigma-70 family RNA polymerase sigma factor yields MLSSDVTQLLRSWRDGNKQALDELLPLVYSELRGLAERALRHERPGHTLQSTALVHEAYLRLVQQENAEWQNRAHFFAMAARMIRRILVDHARARHAAKRGSGMPKLALDEALGVAEKNDWEVLALDDALNRLAKMDEQQAQVVEMRFFAGLTVEETAEALGISTATVKRDWATAKAWLFREVSRSGGS; encoded by the coding sequence ATGCTCTCGTCAGACGTGACGCAACTGCTGAGAAGCTGGCGCGACGGCAACAAGCAGGCGCTCGACGAACTCCTCCCTCTCGTCTACTCAGAACTTCGTGGATTGGCGGAGCGCGCCCTGCGGCACGAGCGGCCGGGCCACACCTTGCAGAGTACGGCGCTTGTCCATGAAGCTTATCTCCGGCTGGTCCAGCAGGAGAACGCGGAATGGCAAAACCGGGCTCACTTCTTTGCCATGGCCGCCCGGATGATCCGCCGCATTCTCGTCGACCACGCTCGCGCCCGGCATGCCGCCAAACGAGGTTCCGGTATGCCCAAACTGGCGCTCGACGAAGCGCTGGGTGTCGCCGAGAAGAACGATTGGGAAGTCCTCGCGCTCGATGACGCTCTCAATCGCCTGGCAAAGATGGACGAGCAACAGGCTCAGGTTGTCGAAATGCGATTCTTTGCCGGACTCACCGTGGAAGAGACAGCCGAGGCCCTCGGTATCTCCACCGCCACGGTAAAGCGTGATTGGGCCACGGCCAAGGCCTGGCTCTTCCGGGAGGTCAGCCGCTCCGGAGGGTCATGA
- a CDS encoding ThuA domain-containing protein has product MLRSVLFLLCLSAVAQIRQVPDKFFFEEGKVRVLILTGRNNHDWRTTTPYLRRVLEVTGRFDVRVTEEPSGLTAETLRPYDVLVSNYCGPRWGPQAEKAVEEFVKSGKGLVVVHAGSYPFGDTAVLSEKMGRTDIYQLPWAAWGNMVGAVWSDKAPKTGHAQRHAYEVKWQDTQHPIAAGLRPAFLLSDELYHNFRLHPGVHILATAFDAPKIGGNGKDEPLLWTNACGAGRVFHTALGHDLDAMQSPGFTVSYARGVEWAATKAVTLPAQIDLHPKSKDALRVLLVSGGHDHETSLYGAFEGWPDVKVNVDPHPVAFRGDLRKRYDVIVLYDMLQDLPEAQRKNLQDYVESGKGLIVLHHAVVSFQNWPWWWKEVLGGHYFEKATDDHAASTYLHDVEMVATPVGTHPITKGLPQMRVFDETYKNLWHAPGIQPLLVTDEKTSDKELAWISPYEKSRVAVILLGHGREAHESPWFRSLLHKAILWSGSR; this is encoded by the coding sequence ATGTTGCGTTCCGTCTTGTTTCTTCTCTGCCTGAGTGCCGTCGCGCAGATCAGGCAGGTCCCCGACAAGTTCTTTTTCGAAGAAGGCAAGGTGCGTGTTCTGATCCTCACGGGACGGAACAATCACGACTGGCGGACAACGACTCCCTATCTCCGCCGGGTGTTGGAGGTCACGGGACGCTTTGACGTGCGCGTAACCGAGGAGCCTTCCGGCCTGACCGCGGAGACATTGCGCCCCTACGACGTGCTGGTCTCCAACTACTGCGGTCCGCGCTGGGGTCCACAGGCCGAGAAGGCGGTGGAGGAGTTCGTAAAGAGCGGCAAGGGCCTGGTGGTGGTGCATGCCGGCAGCTACCCATTTGGGGACACTGCGGTACTGAGCGAGAAGATGGGCCGGACGGACATCTACCAATTGCCTTGGGCAGCCTGGGGCAACATGGTGGGCGCCGTGTGGTCCGACAAGGCTCCGAAGACCGGCCACGCTCAGCGCCACGCCTACGAGGTGAAGTGGCAGGACACGCAGCACCCCATCGCCGCCGGGTTACGGCCGGCATTCCTACTGAGCGATGAGCTCTATCACAACTTCCGCCTGCACCCGGGCGTGCATATTCTCGCTACGGCGTTCGACGCCCCGAAGATTGGCGGGAACGGGAAGGACGAGCCGTTGCTGTGGACGAATGCCTGTGGCGCGGGGCGTGTGTTCCATACGGCGCTGGGTCACGATCTGGATGCTATGCAGTCGCCCGGCTTCACGGTGAGCTATGCGCGCGGCGTGGAGTGGGCGGCGACCAAGGCCGTCACCCTGCCGGCTCAGATCGATCTGCATCCGAAGAGTAAGGACGCACTGCGCGTGCTGCTGGTGAGCGGCGGCCACGACCACGAGACCTCCCTCTACGGTGCATTTGAAGGCTGGCCGGACGTGAAGGTGAACGTGGATCCGCACCCGGTGGCTTTTCGGGGTGACCTACGGAAGCGCTACGACGTGATCGTGCTCTACGACATGCTGCAGGACCTGCCGGAGGCTCAGCGCAAGAACCTGCAGGACTATGTGGAGTCGGGCAAAGGCTTGATCGTGCTGCACCACGCCGTGGTGAGCTTCCAGAACTGGCCGTGGTGGTGGAAAGAAGTGCTGGGCGGGCACTACTTCGAGAAGGCTACCGACGATCATGCGGCTTCAACTTACCTGCACGACGTGGAGATGGTGGCGACACCCGTGGGCACGCATCCGATCACGAAGGGGCTGCCGCAGATGCGTGTGTTCGATGAGACGTACAAGAACCTGTGGCATGCGCCCGGGATCCAACCGTTATTGGTAACGGACGAGAAGACGTCGGACAAAGAACTGGCGTGGATCAGCCCGTATGAGAAGTCGCGAGTCGCGGTGATCCTGCTGGGACATGGACGGGAAGCGCACGAGAGCCCGTGGTTCCGGAGCCTGCTGCACAAAGCAATCCTGTGGTCCGGATCGAGGTAG
- a CDS encoding KpsF/GutQ family sugar-phosphate isomerase: MLPAARHLLDTEARAIARASQRLGADFERAARLILESEGRVVTTGMGKSGYVARKLAATLCATGTPASFLHPAEAVHGDLGLVQSADVVILISKSGATEELVRLMPRLQQSGVPCIGILGNLESPLARGCQAVLDAGVEQEGDPHNLVPAASAIVAAALGDALAVALMQARQFGPDDFGVFHPAGQLGRNLRLHVRDAMHTGDDVAWVTPESALRDVVIAMTRRSLGAACVLTASGTLAGLITDGDVRRALESHDDIRGLKAADLMTANPLTVRPEATLREALVLMESRTRQLPLLPVVDADGRALGLLRLHDVYQAGLGRSS, from the coding sequence ATGCTGCCGGCCGCCCGCCATCTGCTGGACACCGAAGCCCGCGCCATCGCGCGGGCTTCCCAGCGTTTGGGCGCTGATTTTGAACGCGCCGCCCGCCTGATTCTCGAATCCGAAGGCCGCGTCGTCACCACCGGCATGGGCAAGAGCGGTTACGTCGCCCGCAAACTCGCCGCCACGCTCTGTGCCACCGGCACGCCCGCCTCGTTTCTGCACCCGGCGGAAGCCGTCCATGGTGACCTGGGCCTCGTCCAGTCCGCCGACGTGGTCATCCTGATCTCCAAAAGCGGAGCCACCGAGGAACTCGTCCGCCTGATGCCGCGCCTGCAGCAGTCCGGCGTCCCCTGCATCGGTATCCTTGGCAATCTCGAAAGCCCGCTCGCGCGCGGTTGTCAGGCCGTCCTTGACGCCGGTGTGGAGCAGGAAGGTGATCCCCACAATCTCGTCCCGGCAGCCAGTGCCATTGTTGCCGCGGCTCTTGGGGATGCCCTGGCCGTCGCGCTCATGCAGGCACGGCAGTTCGGCCCCGACGACTTCGGCGTCTTCCACCCTGCCGGCCAACTTGGCCGGAACCTCCGACTGCACGTCCGCGACGCCATGCATACAGGGGATGACGTAGCCTGGGTGACTCCCGAGAGCGCTCTCCGCGACGTCGTTATTGCCATGACACGACGCTCGCTGGGCGCCGCCTGCGTCCTCACGGCCAGCGGCACTCTCGCCGGCCTCATTACCGATGGTGACGTGCGCCGCGCCCTGGAGTCGCACGACGACATTCGCGGCCTGAAAGCCGCCGACCTGATGACCGCTAATCCGTTGACTGTGCGGCCCGAGGCCACGCTACGTGAGGCACTAGTTCTCATGGAAAGCCGCACGCGCCAGTTGCCGTTACTTCCGGTTGTCGATGCGGACGGACGCGCCCTGGGGTTGTTGCGCCTGCACGACGTCTACCAGGCTGGCCTCGGCCGGTCCTCCTAG
- the tig gene encoding trigger factor encodes MALIEGCKHSLDVHIPADAVAAEIEKVVEKVRAKAHIQGFRPGKAPASIIRSKFMGDIRQEALENLIPKYLDKECEKENLHVVSRPNIKDLHFHEGEEVHFKAEFEVAPEFELKETRGLTVEYAEPVVTEADIDARIEEIRESKAEFVNVDPRPAQDGDHCLVSLRSIEGIDGEPMTQDDINIEIGAKDTFQSFSDALRGAEPGDVRDAEITYPADYAAERLAGKTVKFAVTLNQIRLKEAPELNDDFAKDLGDFQDLGELREEIRKAIFREREFAAQNEAKNKLIDQLVDMHDFPVPETYVDNQIENTVEGQMRQWQAQGIDTSKIKLDWSKLKDTQKDKARRDVMASLLLGKLATTESINVTNEEIDAEVQRVARQKREPVAAARMRMEKDGSLSRAANRIITEKTLNFLFEHAVKVAPTTPAEPAPAE; translated from the coding sequence TTGGCACTTATTGAAGGTTGTAAGCACTCTCTTGACGTTCACATCCCAGCCGACGCTGTCGCGGCGGAGATTGAAAAGGTAGTCGAGAAGGTTCGCGCCAAGGCGCACATTCAGGGCTTCCGCCCGGGCAAGGCTCCGGCCTCCATCATCCGCTCAAAGTTCATGGGCGACATCCGGCAGGAGGCACTCGAAAACCTCATCCCGAAGTATCTCGACAAAGAGTGCGAGAAGGAAAATCTCCACGTCGTCAGCCGGCCCAACATCAAGGACCTCCACTTCCATGAAGGCGAAGAGGTCCACTTCAAGGCCGAGTTTGAAGTCGCGCCGGAATTCGAGCTTAAGGAAACGCGCGGTCTCACCGTCGAATACGCTGAACCCGTGGTCACTGAGGCCGACATCGACGCTCGCATCGAAGAGATCCGCGAGAGCAAGGCCGAATTCGTCAACGTCGATCCGCGCCCCGCTCAGGATGGCGATCACTGTCTGGTTTCGCTCCGCTCCATTGAGGGCATCGACGGCGAGCCCATGACCCAGGACGACATCAACATCGAGATCGGCGCCAAGGACACATTCCAGTCGTTCAGCGATGCCCTGCGCGGCGCCGAGCCGGGCGACGTGCGCGACGCTGAGATCACCTATCCGGCCGACTACGCGGCCGAGCGTCTGGCCGGCAAGACCGTCAAGTTCGCGGTCACGCTGAATCAGATTCGCCTCAAGGAGGCGCCCGAGCTCAACGACGATTTCGCGAAGGATCTGGGTGACTTCCAGGACCTCGGAGAACTCCGTGAGGAGATCCGCAAGGCCATCTTCCGCGAACGGGAGTTTGCCGCACAAAACGAAGCCAAGAACAAGTTGATCGATCAGCTTGTCGACATGCATGACTTCCCTGTCCCCGAGACCTACGTCGACAACCAGATTGAGAACACGGTCGAGGGCCAGATGCGGCAGTGGCAGGCCCAGGGCATCGACACCAGCAAGATCAAGCTCGACTGGAGCAAGCTGAAAGACACCCAGAAGGACAAGGCGCGCCGCGACGTCATGGCTTCCTTGCTGCTGGGCAAGCTGGCCACTACCGAGAGCATCAACGTCACCAACGAAGAGATCGATGCCGAAGTGCAGCGCGTCGCCCGCCAGAAGCGGGAACCCGTTGCCGCCGCCCGCATGCGCATGGAGAAGGACGGGTCGCTGTCCCGCGCCGCCAACCGCATCATCACCGAGAAGACCCTCAACTTCCTCTTCGAGCACGCTGTGAAGGTCGCACCTACTACCCCAGCGGAGCCCGCTCCCGCCGAGTAG
- the metK gene encoding methionine adenosyltransferase, whose product MADVSRHIFTSESVTEGHPDKIADQVSDAVLDAILKEDPTGRVACETLVTTGTCIVAGEITTTNLKFFRDIPDLAREVIKGIGFTSSEYGFDYKSCAVINLLHGQSPHIAMGVDTGGAGDQGLMFGYACDETEELMPLPIMLAHKLVHRLSDARNKNEVAYLRPDGKSQVSVEYVNGKPTRIDAIVVSTQHDPNPNKPNAMPDGLVEAIKSDIIGKVVPADMVDANTKYHINPTGCFEVGGPHGDTGLTGRKIIVDTYGGMGRHGGGAFSGKDPTKVDRSACYMARYIAKNIVSAGLASRAEVQLAYAIGVADPVSVLVNTFGTGLIDEERLTELVRAHFPLTPKGIIEHLKLRRPIYQATAAFGHFGRTGEGFTWELTDKAAGLREDARIVAAARG is encoded by the coding sequence TTGGCCGACGTCAGCCGACACATTTTCACCTCGGAGTCCGTCACTGAAGGACACCCCGATAAGATTGCCGATCAGGTAAGCGACGCAGTACTCGACGCGATCCTGAAGGAAGACCCGACCGGCCGCGTGGCCTGCGAGACTCTGGTGACCACCGGCACGTGCATCGTGGCGGGTGAAATCACCACCACGAACCTGAAGTTCTTCAGGGACATCCCGGACTTGGCCCGCGAAGTCATCAAGGGCATTGGTTTCACGAGCTCCGAATACGGGTTCGACTATAAGTCCTGTGCGGTCATCAATTTGCTGCACGGCCAGTCACCCCACATCGCCATGGGCGTGGACACCGGCGGCGCCGGTGACCAGGGCCTCATGTTCGGCTACGCGTGTGATGAGACCGAGGAGTTGATGCCTCTGCCCATCATGTTGGCGCACAAGCTGGTGCATCGTCTCTCCGACGCCCGCAACAAGAACGAAGTCGCCTACCTCCGCCCCGACGGCAAGAGCCAAGTCAGCGTTGAGTATGTGAACGGCAAGCCTACCCGCATCGACGCCATCGTCGTCTCCACCCAGCACGACCCCAACCCCAACAAGCCCAACGCGATGCCCGACGGGCTGGTCGAGGCCATCAAGTCCGACATCATTGGCAAGGTTGTGCCCGCCGACATGGTGGACGCGAACACCAAGTACCACATCAATCCTACCGGCTGCTTCGAAGTCGGCGGTCCGCACGGTGACACCGGCCTCACCGGCCGCAAGATCATTGTCGACACCTACGGCGGCATGGGCCGGCACGGCGGTGGCGCCTTCTCGGGCAAGGATCCGACGAAGGTCGACCGCTCGGCCTGCTACATGGCCCGCTATATCGCCAAGAACATCGTCTCCGCCGGCCTCGCCTCGCGCGCCGAAGTCCAGCTCGCCTATGCCATCGGCGTGGCCGACCCGGTGAGCGTCCTGGTCAATACGTTTGGTACCGGCCTCATCGACGAAGAGCGCCTCACCGAGCTTGTCCGTGCCCACTTCCCGCTGACGCCCAAGGGCATCATCGAGCACCTCAAACTCCGCCGGCCTATCTATCAGGCCACCGCCGCCTTTGGCCACTTTGGCCGTACGGGCGAAGGTTTTACCTGGGAACTCACCGACAAGGCCGCCGGTCTTCGGGAAGACGCGCGCATTGTGGCAGCGGCGCGCGGCTAA